The genomic stretch GCCATCCAGCTGGTGAAACAGCCTGCCCGGAAAGCTGCAGTGGTAGCGGCCGCACCAGCTGTCAGCCAGCAGGGCCCCATACTGAGCTTTACAGAAACAGCCTTGCCGCAGGTCTTTGACCAACTGGTGAAACGATACGGCGTCCGGATCAGTTATCCTGTTAATAAGCTGGCCCATATCAGCTTCTCCGGCCAGTTTGATTCCCGGACTACCACAGTAGGGGAGATGCTGACCGCCATTGCTGCCCTCAACGATCTTACCCTGGAACACAGGGAGGACGCCTGGTTCATAAACCTTCCTTAAATCAGGATCAAATAAAACTCATTGACAGTATGCCCTACCGGCATAGCGGGGATCTATTGCTTAAAAAAACATTATGCGCTCTGTAAACAAACAGCAAACAACCATGAAAAAGTTATTCTTAGTGGCCACGCTGCTCTGCGGGCTGATCAGCACGGCGCTGGCCCAGCGATCGCCTTCTGTAAAAGGAATGGTGGCCAACGACAACGGACAGCCCCTGGAGGGCGTAACTGTACGGGCCCTCAACAAAAGCACGCAGCAGGAAAAAATGACCGTCTCTGATTCTCTTGGCAAATTCAGTTTTATCAGCCTGCCGGATGGTGGCTATACTTTTTTCTTTTCTTCCGTCAATTACCAGGAACAGCAGCTCAGCAATTACCAGGTTAAAGAAGGGAAGACCGTTTCCCTCCTGGTGAAGATGAGTACTGCCTACAATAAGATGAACGAAGTAGTGGTAGTGGCCTATGGCACCCAGAAAAGAAAGGAAGTGACCGGCGCTATATCTTCTGTAGGTCGCGGCGAGCTGAAGGACCAGCCCGTCAGCTCTTTTACTGAAGCTATTGCCGGCCAGATCCCCGGTGTGCAGGTGCAGCTCAATACCGGTGAGCCGGGCGCTGCCCTCAATGTCCGCGTTCGCGGCGCCGGTTCTGTAACGGCCAATAATAACCCGCTCTATGTACTGGACGGTTTTCCTTTAGCGGCTGAGAACCTGAGCAACCTCAATACCAGTGATATTGTGTCCATCGAGGTGCTGAAAGATGCTTCCGCTACCGCCATCTACGGTTCCCGCGGCTCCAACGGGGTAGTGATGATCACCACCAGGCGTGGCGCCAACGCCATGCCCCGCGTGAATTTCACCATGAACCAGGGCATCCAGCAGGTGACTAAAAAAGTGGATGTGCTCAGTCCCGAAGAATATGTTGACTTTGCCCTGGACGCCACCAATTATTCCTGGGTGCAGAAAGGTGGGAAGGCTGATGATCCCAATTCTGTGCGGCAGCCCCTCTACCAGATAGCCCCTTATTTTTTATCGCCGGATCAGTGGACCTATACCAACTGGCAGGACCAGATCTTCCGCTCAGCGCCTATGGCCGATTATAACCTCAACGTCAGCGGCGGCAATGACAACCTCCGCTATATGCTGGCCGGTGGTTATTTTGACCAGAAAGGCATTATCCACAATACCCACTACCAGCGCTATTCCGCCCGGGTGAACCTGGATGGCAAAATATCCCCGCGTGTGAAATGGGCTTTTACCATGAACCCTAATTACAGCGTGAGCGATAAAGCCCTGTCCAGCGGCCGCTGGTCTACCGGCGCCGTGGGCAGCGCCCTGGCCCTGCCAGGTTTCTTTCCTGTGCAGAATGCTGATGGTACCTATCCCAGCTTTGCCGGTTTTGGTTATAATACCTCCAATGGCGGTAACCCTGTGCAGTTGCTTAACCAGACCGATGGGACAGATAATACGCTTCGCCTGATCACCAATGGTAACGTGCAGGTCAGCCTGCTGAAGAACCTGGTGTATAAGATCAATGCGGGGATCGATTATAACAATTTCAAAAGTTCTTTTTACAAAAGCACCGCCCTGCCCAGCATCAGCGACCTGCAGCCGGGTGGTTCCTACAGCGCCAGCGATAATATGAACTGGCTGGTGGAAAATACCCTGGAGTACAACTGGGAAAAGGGTGAGCATCGCGTGAATGTACTGGGCGGCCAATCGGCCCAGAAGAACTTCCTCAAGGAAGCCTATATAGAGGGCAACAGTTATCCCAACGACCTGGTAAAGACCCTCAACGCCAGCCAGATCACCAGCGCCGGCACCCGTGAGGAAGAATGGGCCCTCACCAGTTATTTTGCCCGGATCAACTATGCTTTCCGCGATAAATACTATGTATCCGCCGCAATCCGTACCGATGGCTCTTCCCGCTTTGGCGCCAGCAAAAAATGGGGCCGCTTTCCTTCCATATCCGCCGGCTGGCGTATCTCGGATGAGGTCTTTATGAAGAATATCCATGCCGTGAATGAGCTGAAGCTGCGTGTCAGCCATGGACTCACCGGCAACAATTTTATTCCCAACTACGGCGCCATCGGTCTGCTGCGCAATAGCAACTATGTATTTGGCGCCGGCAACGGCAGCCTGGTCAGCAGCCTCAATCCCAGCACCACAGGCAATCCTAACCTGAGCTGGGAGAACGCCACCCAGACCAACCTGGGCCTGGACCTGGGTCTCTTTGCCAACAGGGTCTACCTCTCCGTGGATTATTACAATAAGATCAACGCCAACCTGCTGCTGGATGTGCCGGTGCCCAGTATCATGGGCGTGACCACCAGTCTGCAGAATATTGGCGAGGTGAAGAACTACGGGATGGAATTTGCCCTGACCACCCGCAACCTGGTAGGTGATTTTTCCTGGACCACCACGGCCAACCTCAGCTTTAACCGCAATAAGGTGATGAAGCTGGGACCCAATGGTGATCCCATTCTCCAGACCAGTGCCGCCGGCTCTTCCGCCACGCATATCACCATGATCGGTAAACCTATCGGCAGCTTTTACGGGTTCATTTTTGAAGGGGTATACAATACGGTGGAAGAGATCAACAGTCGCGCCCACCTCAGCACCGACAAACCCGGTGATCCCATTATCCGCGATGTACTGGCGGATGGAAAGATCACCATGGACGACCGAACCATTATTGGCAACCCTTACCCGGACTATACTTTCGGGCTCGACAACCATTTCAAATATAAAAGCTTTGACCTGCGCGTACTGGTCTATGGCGTCCAGGGCAACGAGATACTTAACCTCTCCAAGTATTTCACCGGCTCTATGACCGGCCGTCTCAACGCATTGGGGGAGGCCCGCGACCGCTGGCGCTCGCCCGAAGAACCGGGCAATGGCAAGCTGTTCCGCGCCAGCCTGGATATTGCCGGCTATCGCCGTATGCCCTCCACCTATTATGTGGAAGATGCATCCTTTGTCCGCCTGAAAAATATCACCCTCGGTTATACAGTACCGGCAGGCCTTCTGCGCAGTATCCATGTGGCCGATGCCCGGATCTTTTTATCCGTGCAGAACCTGCATACCTGGACCAATTACCAGATGTACAACCCGGAAGCTACCATGAACCAGTACAATTCCCAGCTTACGCCCGGGGTAGACCAGGATATCTTCCCCCTCTCCAAAACATTTACCGCAGGCATCAACTTAACTTTTTAACTGATCCAGTATGAAACAGTTTTTTACCATCGTACTAACAGCAGGATTACTCGGCCTGGGCTCCTGCTCCAAAGATTTCCTGGAACTGGCGCCTATCTCCAATGCCAATGCCGGTAATTTTTACCAATCGGAACAGGATTTTGAACTGGCCATCAATGGCGCGTATAAATCGCTGACACTGGAAGGAGTGTACCACGACTTTTTCCAGTTAGTAGGCGATCTCCGCTCAGATAACACAGAAATGGGCACCACCGCCGGTTCCCGCACCACTTTCCAGGAGATGCATGAGTTCCGCGACCAGAGCACCAGCAATATTGTATCCGGCATCTGGAATGATCACTACAATGGCATTGCCCAGTGCAACCGCATCCTGGATAAAATACAGGGTGTGGAATTCACAGCCGCCAAAAAGAGCCGTATCACCGGTGAAGCCTATTTTCTCCGCGCCCTCCTGTACTTCAACCTGGTCAGGGCCTTTGGCGATATGCCGCTGATCCGCGAGGACCTGACGGATATTGGTAAAGCCTATGCTGCCGGCAGAACGCCTGTGGGGGAAGTATACAATGCCATCATTGAAGACCTGCGGCAGGCCGCAGGTCTGCTGTCACCTTCCTATACCGGCGCCAATATCGGCAGGGCCACTGCCGGTGCGGCCAACAGCCTGCTGGGCAAAGTATACCTGACCATTCACCGGTCGTCCGATGCCGTGCCTGTACTGCGTGAAGTGATCAACAGCAAACAGTATAACCTGCTCGCCAGCTTTGATGATCTCTGGAAACCGGCCAATGGCAACAATAAGGAGTCTGTATTTGAAGTACAGTTCCTGCAGGCCGCAGGCGCCAGTACCGGCAGTTTCTTTTCTATCCGGTATACGCCCTATCTCTCCAATTTCCTGGGCATCTCCACCACCGGCGGGGGCTATAATATTCCTACGGCTGACCTCCTGAATGCCTACAGCGCTGCCGATAAAAGAAAGAACAGCTCTGTAGCAGCAGGATATACCAATGCCGGTGGCAGTTATGTATCCGGGCTGGAAGGCCGTCATACCCGCAAATTCCTGGGCACGCCCAATGTGGAAAGCGGCGCCAATGATAACTGGCCGGTACTCCGTTATGCAGATGTACTGCTGCTCTATGCCGAAGCGC from Candidatus Pseudobacter hemicellulosilyticus encodes the following:
- a CDS encoding TonB-dependent receptor, whose amino-acid sequence is MKKLFLVATLLCGLISTALAQRSPSVKGMVANDNGQPLEGVTVRALNKSTQQEKMTVSDSLGKFSFISLPDGGYTFFFSSVNYQEQQLSNYQVKEGKTVSLLVKMSTAYNKMNEVVVVAYGTQKRKEVTGAISSVGRGELKDQPVSSFTEAIAGQIPGVQVQLNTGEPGAALNVRVRGAGSVTANNNPLYVLDGFPLAAENLSNLNTSDIVSIEVLKDASATAIYGSRGSNGVVMITTRRGANAMPRVNFTMNQGIQQVTKKVDVLSPEEYVDFALDATNYSWVQKGGKADDPNSVRQPLYQIAPYFLSPDQWTYTNWQDQIFRSAPMADYNLNVSGGNDNLRYMLAGGYFDQKGIIHNTHYQRYSARVNLDGKISPRVKWAFTMNPNYSVSDKALSSGRWSTGAVGSALALPGFFPVQNADGTYPSFAGFGYNTSNGGNPVQLLNQTDGTDNTLRLITNGNVQVSLLKNLVYKINAGIDYNNFKSSFYKSTALPSISDLQPGGSYSASDNMNWLVENTLEYNWEKGEHRVNVLGGQSAQKNFLKEAYIEGNSYPNDLVKTLNASQITSAGTREEEWALTSYFARINYAFRDKYYVSAAIRTDGSSRFGASKKWGRFPSISAGWRISDEVFMKNIHAVNELKLRVSHGLTGNNFIPNYGAIGLLRNSNYVFGAGNGSLVSSLNPSTTGNPNLSWENATQTNLGLDLGLFANRVYLSVDYYNKINANLLLDVPVPSIMGVTTSLQNIGEVKNYGMEFALTTRNLVGDFSWTTTANLSFNRNKVMKLGPNGDPILQTSAAGSSATHITMIGKPIGSFYGFIFEGVYNTVEEINSRAHLSTDKPGDPIIRDVLADGKITMDDRTIIGNPYPDYTFGLDNHFKYKSFDLRVLVYGVQGNEILNLSKYFTGSMTGRLNALGEARDRWRSPEEPGNGKLFRASLDIAGYRRMPSTYYVEDASFVRLKNITLGYTVPAGLLRSIHVADARIFLSVQNLHTWTNYQMYNPEATMNQYNSQLTPGVDQDIFPLSKTFTAGINLTF
- a CDS encoding RagB/SusD family nutrient uptake outer membrane protein; the protein is MKQFFTIVLTAGLLGLGSCSKDFLELAPISNANAGNFYQSEQDFELAINGAYKSLTLEGVYHDFFQLVGDLRSDNTEMGTTAGSRTTFQEMHEFRDQSTSNIVSGIWNDHYNGIAQCNRILDKIQGVEFTAAKKSRITGEAYFLRALLYFNLVRAFGDMPLIREDLTDIGKAYAAGRTPVGEVYNAIIEDLRQAAGLLSPSYTGANIGRATAGAANSLLGKVYLTIHRSSDAVPVLREVINSKQYNLLASFDDLWKPANGNNKESVFEVQFLQAAGASTGSFFSIRYTPYLSNFLGISTTGGGYNIPTADLLNAYSAADKRKNSSVAAGYTNAGGSYVSGLEGRHTRKFLGTPNVESGANDNWPVLRYADVLLLYAEALNEAGWVADGDAFFYLNEVRGRAGLDSYSSTATDPTLRISSQEDFRLAIEKERRLELACEGHRWFDLVRTGRAKTVLAEKGMNILDHQLLLPIPQQQIDINPEKIIQNKDY